The proteins below are encoded in one region of Cytophagales bacterium:
- a CDS encoding helix-turn-helix transcriptional regulator, which translates to MKAVLVGAADGERDVNAPFREAFLHCVEAAGENLDIKSLEKLNTKSEKYIHKAGKEIADYWKNRVDLSSLALDEYSYEDYTRYRPYTTEELQRMIPRGVAKNDLPCFLIYGLLEKGHILLTIQEGMTLKEAFDTLLSTFLFVQGRINDEFSVLRKSVESELKMAGQVLEEEFNKELDKILNTKGVELLSFDYFKEFFLEVYPIFSERPSGSLTNTGENTQASERLFPLIQHLTIKEKEVIKFIVQGLSLREIAEQLMLVPRSVDTIYNNLRLKLRLNRKREIINFALRVGLVD; encoded by the coding sequence ATGAAAGCCGTTTTGGTTGGTGCAGCAGATGGAGAAAGAGACGTGAACGCCCCATTTAGAGAGGCGTTTCTACATTGTGTTGAGGCTGCAGGTGAAAATCTGGACATAAAATCATTAGAAAAACTTAATACAAAGTCTGAAAAGTATATTCATAAAGCAGGTAAAGAGATTGCTGACTACTGGAAAAATCGTGTAGACTTATCCTCACTGGCACTGGATGAATATTCATATGAGGATTATACCCGCTATCGACCATACACCACGGAAGAGCTTCAACGGATGATCCCTCGTGGTGTCGCTAAAAATGATTTGCCTTGTTTCCTTATTTATGGCCTCTTGGAGAAAGGCCACATCTTGCTCACCATACAGGAAGGAATGACCCTAAAAGAGGCTTTTGATACACTTTTAAGCACATTTTTGTTCGTTCAAGGAAGGATTAATGATGAATTCTCAGTACTGAGAAAGTCGGTCGAATCAGAACTAAAAATGGCCGGCCAGGTACTTGAAGAAGAATTCAATAAGGAATTAGACAAAATTTTAAATACCAAAGGAGTCGAGCTTTTGAGTTTTGATTACTTCAAGGAATTTTTTCTAGAAGTTTATCCAATTTTTTCAGAAAGACCTTCCGGAAGCCTTACCAATACTGGTGAAAATACTCAAGCAAGTGAGCGACTTTTTCCTCTCATTCAGCATTTGACAATTAAGGAAAAAGAAGTCATCAAATTCATAGTTCAAGGGTTGTCCCTACGAGAAATTGCAGAGCAGCTTATGTTAGTCCCCCGGTCGGTAGATACTATCTATAATAATTTACGTCTTAAGCTGAGATTGAACCGCAAAAGAGAGATCATAAATTTTGCCTTAAGAGTAGGGTTAGTAGATTGA
- a CDS encoding aldo/keto reductase — translation MVSKVSLTEDLSLSQLVYGFWRAAEWGYSTKESTELVRYCLDLGITTFDHADIYGDYTCEGIFGKVLKAAPSLRDQMEIVTKCGIKLISSNRPEHQVKSYDTSFEHIIKSAENSLKELSTDYIDLLLIHRPDPFINPAEVARAFDQLKAQGKVLNFGVSNFTVQQFKTLSSYLAMPLATNQIEISASCTDAFADGNIDFCQEQRIYPMAWSPLGGGSIFTSDEPKEKRLRAKLEEVANAISAETIDQVILAWLLAHPVGILPVLGTGKTDRIARSVAATDLKITRDQWFEILQTSWGHDVP, via the coding sequence ATGGTCTCAAAAGTATCGCTAACCGAAGATTTATCCCTATCACAACTTGTTTATGGTTTTTGGAGGGCTGCTGAGTGGGGTTATTCTACCAAGGAATCTACAGAGCTCGTTAGATATTGCCTGGATTTGGGGATCACCACCTTCGATCATGCCGATATTTACGGAGATTATACATGTGAAGGAATTTTTGGAAAAGTGCTGAAAGCAGCACCTTCATTGAGAGATCAGATGGAGATTGTAACGAAGTGTGGGATCAAACTCATATCTTCCAATCGGCCTGAACATCAAGTGAAGTCGTACGATACGAGTTTTGAGCACATTATCAAGTCTGCCGAAAACTCACTAAAGGAGCTATCTACAGACTATATCGATCTTTTATTGATCCACCGTCCTGACCCTTTCATTAATCCTGCGGAAGTTGCCCGGGCATTTGACCAACTCAAAGCACAGGGAAAAGTATTAAACTTTGGGGTCTCCAATTTTACAGTACAGCAATTCAAGACTTTATCTTCTTATCTGGCTATGCCGTTAGCAACTAATCAGATCGAGATCTCTGCCAGCTGTACCGATGCTTTTGCTGATGGAAACATTGATTTCTGTCAGGAGCAGCGCATCTACCCAATGGCCTGGTCACCGCTAGGTGGCGGAAGCATCTTTACGTCTGATGAACCAAAAGAAAAACGCCTGCGAGCCAAATTGGAAGAGGTAGCCAACGCTATCAGTGCCGAGACTATTGACCAGGTGATCCTTGCATGGTTACTGGCACATCCTGTTGGAATTCTTCCCGTTCTGGGTACCGGAAAAACCGATCGAATTGCCAGATCCGTAGCTGCTACGGATCTGAAAATCACACGTGATCAGTGGTTCGAAATCCTTCAAACATCTTGGGGACATGATGTTCCCTAA
- a CDS encoding helix-turn-helix domain-containing protein, translated as MNLQKTFFERIQEDRHAEDENFAQELARFLNISETSAYRRINGSTPLTFNELQRVAKYYEVTLDEHFELDGERIDPEVNFSWKYGKDAEQAYLGFLKWLLNDLEQTDAEHSRVIFHAKDFPVFFNFIYPEIGEFKSFFWQKTFIRIERFRSIKFSCKKLSGESSKLGKRIFSKYAELASMELWNNEVLTSILKQIKYAHEADFLMSKQDTIVLMRRLRQMVLHIQEMAEEGRKFLPGNPKVGGGSFELYHNDVILGDNSIILEGRGQRRMYISQNIIQGLITNDQHFVDNSYMMKANLFKNSLLLSNSAEKERVKFFGTLLNKIACVADELEIKLN; from the coding sequence ATGAATTTACAGAAGACTTTTTTTGAACGCATTCAGGAAGACCGACACGCGGAAGATGAAAACTTTGCGCAGGAGTTGGCGCGGTTCCTCAACATCAGTGAAACCAGTGCTTACCGCAGAATTAATGGGTCCACACCACTCACCTTTAATGAGTTGCAACGCGTGGCAAAATACTATGAAGTCACACTGGACGAACACTTTGAACTGGATGGAGAACGGATCGACCCTGAAGTCAATTTCTCCTGGAAATATGGCAAAGACGCAGAGCAGGCCTATCTCGGTTTTCTCAAATGGTTATTAAATGACCTGGAACAAACAGATGCAGAACACAGCCGGGTAATCTTTCATGCCAAGGATTTTCCAGTATTTTTCAATTTCATTTATCCTGAGATAGGTGAGTTCAAGAGTTTTTTCTGGCAAAAGACTTTCATCCGTATCGAGCGTTTTAGGTCGATAAAATTTTCCTGCAAAAAACTCTCAGGGGAGTCGTCCAAGCTGGGCAAACGGATATTTTCAAAATATGCGGAGCTGGCCTCTATGGAACTGTGGAACAATGAAGTGCTGACCAGTATCCTGAAGCAGATCAAGTATGCACATGAAGCGGACTTTCTGATGTCCAAACAAGATACCATCGTGCTTATGCGTCGATTGCGGCAGATGGTGTTACACATCCAGGAAATGGCGGAGGAAGGAAGGAAATTCCTGCCCGGCAATCCGAAAGTGGGTGGAGGGAGCTTTGAATTGTATCACAATGACGTGATTTTAGGGGACAACTCGATTATTTTGGAAGGCCGAGGCCAAAGACGCATGTATATCAGTCAGAACATCATTCAGGGGTTGATCACAAACGATCAGCATTTCGTCGACAACTCGTACATGATGAAGGCCAACCTCTTCAAAAACTCACTGCTATTGAGTAATTCCGCAGAAAAGGAAAGGGTGAAGTTTTTCGGTACGTTATTGAATAAAATTGCGTGTGTCGCTGATGAACTTGAGATCAAGTTGAATTGA
- a CDS encoding alpha/beta hydrolase: MEKMSSEKTSILAHDGTELVISQWELENPVGSFCIVPGFGEHAGRYLRMARILNAANWNVYALDNRGHGESGGKRGHTPTYEMLLSDVEELLKSVRAAFTDLPIVLFGHSMGGNIVGNYMLRMNSNEISAFILSAPWFRMKVPPPAWQVKMGKFLLKIAPSLQQTQPVRTHVLTKVKEEQEAYANDPLVHGKITAKLFFGVVEAGEWAIEHTAKLKKQGLVYHGTDDPLIDFDASKEFAARASEKSVDWWAVEGALHEPHNDEEMDSVHEKIIDYLRKI; the protein is encoded by the coding sequence ATGGAAAAAATGTCATCTGAAAAAACAAGTATACTGGCCCATGACGGGACAGAGCTCGTGATCTCACAGTGGGAACTTGAAAACCCGGTGGGGAGCTTTTGCATCGTTCCTGGTTTTGGCGAACATGCCGGCCGATATCTTCGAATGGCGAGAATCTTGAATGCTGCTAATTGGAATGTGTATGCGCTCGATAACCGTGGACATGGGGAATCTGGTGGTAAGCGTGGACATACACCCACTTATGAGATGTTGCTTTCGGATGTAGAAGAGCTATTGAAGTCAGTAAGAGCGGCATTTACAGATCTGCCAATTGTTCTTTTTGGCCATAGTATGGGCGGCAACATTGTCGGGAATTATATGCTACGGATGAACTCCAATGAGATTTCGGCCTTTATCCTATCCGCGCCCTGGTTCCGCATGAAAGTACCTCCTCCCGCCTGGCAGGTGAAAATGGGTAAATTTCTTTTGAAAATCGCTCCGTCTCTGCAGCAGACCCAACCGGTTCGCACACATGTGTTGACTAAAGTCAAAGAAGAACAAGAGGCTTATGCCAATGACCCTTTGGTACATGGGAAAATTACGGCGAAACTATTCTTCGGTGTGGTTGAAGCTGGTGAATGGGCCATTGAGCATACTGCTAAGCTCAAGAAACAGGGATTGGTTTATCATGGGACGGATGATCCATTGATCGATTTTGACGCTTCAAAAGAATTTGCTGCTCGCGCCAGTGAGAAAAGTGTTGATTGGTGGGCAGTAGAGGGAGCCTTGCATGAACCACACAATGATGAGGAGATGGATTCAGTCCATGAAAAGATCATCGATTATCTGCGTAAGATTTGA
- a CDS encoding patatin-like phospholipase family protein, with the protein MTRLLNIRYMLPVQLLFHHVKRNLPLLLFWFIFLGAVFGSVGKVYGIHYLFLDPEYLGKVGFWSFFFVGLGFANFALAFFITSYILDSHYFSFVALLKKPFLKFSVNNSTIPVLVLVTYLVKVILFQLNNEYTTTKEILIFVIGFLAGVFMMIVLAFLYFWFTNKDIFRYFQGNLDKRMRKSKLSRDRMMKKWKESTENNYYVESYLDLRLRQKNCLHLHNFHDRQAILKVFDQNHFNSVLFEILIILTVLILGTFMDNPVFQIPAAASALLLFSIIIMLVGAITYWFKGWGVAFVAALLIIANFFVEQGITKGINRTPGMTYKSTLEYSAASLVAHNTAEKYEQDKLETIQVLENWKARNGHSEQPKLLIQCVSGGGQRAALWSVMAMQKSDSILRGNLMEHMFMITGASGGMVGAAYFRELYSQSLDNPTLQLNSPVWPQNIGKDNLNPIIFSLVVNDTFFKLRYFEYGNQLYKKNRGYMFENSLNRNLNMAFNKSLKAYSDLESSAQLPMLLLSPTIANDGRKLYISPLPVSYMNTNPDRPGKIRGVDFRQYFGSHGAENLSLLTGLRMSASFPYITPTLSLPSEPRLEIMDAGISDNFGISDALIFLQTFQDWISANTSGVVLLVIRDTPKIRDPKPRPNPGIIGRFTAPISSVYNNLAGIQDLNNDRHLQHVDDWLDAPFDMVELEYGDTEKIGRASLSWHLTSKEKESIQQAIYNENNQRALQKLGELFTDSAR; encoded by the coding sequence ATGACCCGATTGCTCAACATAAGATACATGTTACCGGTGCAACTCTTGTTTCACCATGTGAAAAGGAATTTACCCTTGCTGCTTTTTTGGTTCATCTTTTTGGGCGCTGTATTCGGTAGCGTTGGAAAGGTCTATGGCATTCATTATCTCTTTCTGGATCCCGAGTATTTGGGTAAAGTAGGATTCTGGAGTTTCTTTTTCGTGGGATTGGGCTTCGCCAACTTCGCGCTTGCGTTCTTCATCACGAGCTACATCCTCGACAGCCATTACTTTTCTTTTGTTGCCCTGCTGAAGAAACCCTTCTTGAAATTTTCGGTCAACAACAGCACAATTCCGGTGCTGGTATTGGTGACCTACCTGGTTAAAGTCATTTTGTTTCAATTGAACAATGAGTATACTACAACCAAAGAGATACTGATTTTTGTGATTGGTTTTCTGGCGGGCGTGTTCATGATGATCGTCCTGGCTTTTCTCTATTTCTGGTTCACCAACAAAGACATTTTCCGGTATTTCCAGGGAAACCTGGACAAGCGAATGAGAAAGAGTAAACTCAGCCGTGACCGGATGATGAAAAAATGGAAAGAATCCACAGAGAATAACTATTACGTAGAGTCTTATCTTGATCTGAGACTCAGACAAAAAAACTGTCTGCATTTGCATAATTTTCATGATCGACAGGCCATCCTAAAGGTTTTTGATCAAAATCACTTCAATTCCGTACTCTTCGAGATCCTGATCATTCTTACGGTTTTGATCCTCGGTACCTTTATGGATAATCCGGTCTTTCAGATCCCGGCAGCGGCAAGTGCCTTATTGCTGTTTTCTATCATCATTATGCTGGTCGGGGCTATTACCTACTGGTTCAAAGGGTGGGGTGTGGCGTTTGTGGCAGCCTTGCTTATTATCGCCAATTTTTTTGTAGAACAAGGGATCACCAAAGGCATCAATCGTACGCCAGGTATGACCTATAAGTCCACATTGGAATATTCTGCTGCGTCATTGGTAGCCCATAATACGGCGGAAAAGTACGAACAGGACAAGCTCGAAACGATCCAGGTACTTGAGAATTGGAAAGCACGTAATGGGCATTCGGAGCAACCGAAGTTGCTGATCCAATGCGTGAGTGGGGGAGGGCAAAGGGCCGCGCTTTGGTCCGTAATGGCAATGCAGAAATCAGATAGTATCCTACGCGGAAACTTGATGGAGCACATGTTCATGATCACTGGAGCCTCAGGTGGTATGGTAGGGGCTGCCTACTTCCGGGAGCTCTACAGTCAATCACTGGATAATCCGACGCTACAACTAAATTCACCGGTCTGGCCTCAAAATATTGGCAAAGACAATCTCAACCCGATCATCTTCTCGCTGGTGGTCAATGATACCTTTTTCAAACTTCGCTACTTCGAATACGGCAACCAATTGTACAAAAAGAACCGGGGCTACATGTTCGAAAATAGCCTGAATCGCAACCTGAATATGGCCTTCAACAAAAGTCTGAAAGCATACAGCGATTTAGAAAGCAGTGCTCAGCTTCCGATGCTCTTGTTGTCGCCTACTATCGCCAACGATGGACGGAAATTGTACATCTCTCCACTGCCAGTATCCTATATGAATACCAACCCGGATCGTCCTGGCAAAATCAGAGGTGTCGATTTTCGGCAGTATTTCGGATCTCATGGCGCCGAAAACCTTTCTTTGCTTACCGGACTCAGGATGTCCGCCTCCTTCCCTTACATCACCCCGACTTTGAGCTTGCCCAGCGAACCTCGTCTGGAAATCATGGACGCGGGTATTTCTGACAATTTTGGCATCTCTGATGCGTTGATCTTCCTTCAAACCTTTCAGGATTGGATATCAGCCAATACCAGTGGTGTCGTGCTATTAGTGATCCGTGATACACCTAAGATTCGGGACCCTAAGCCCCGGCCCAACCCAGGGATCATCGGCCGGTTCACCGCACCTATCTCCAGCGTCTACAATAACCTTGCGGGCATACAGGATTTGAACAACGACCGACATCTTCAACATGTGGACGACTGGCTGGATGCTCCTTTCGACATGGTGGAGCTGGAATACGGTGATACTGAAAAAATTGGAAGAGCCTCGTTGAGCTGGCACCTGACCTCCAAAGAAAAGGAGTCCATCCAACAAGCGATCTACAACGAAAATAACCAGCGAGCCCTCCAAAAACTGGGAGAATTGTTCACTGATTCTGCTCGATAA
- a CDS encoding cyclic nucleotide-binding domain-containing protein, translating to MIKRGLDSVLSGRFWDQREELTTVRGTVLSDQFAKADYFYLLQEGKVNLYITLEEIGKRILVGSCSTKNAPLGWSAINAPSRHATTIIVASPQAKLVRWKLKELLDYLNANPLIQLEFLQVVHEHSKKLVVHTSRFLDNTPAPNHEPCEPLPAEGGVTLGPSQEKALSMLRKSPFFEVFEEAELERFSKVIIRKQYEQEQFVCRQGEPCSGIFLLDRGDVSIYFTTRDGSQVPIRQVTGSGYLLGWLALPGEQNLLSAKVNTPSHLYMMPQEAFNTLIQEEPKLAITFYKRVLWLITVQLQTLRARLIAKKYDQEWLSIQALLQ from the coding sequence ATGATAAAAAGAGGACTTGATTCGGTGCTTTCCGGGCGATTCTGGGATCAACGTGAAGAGTTGACCACAGTTCGGGGTACCGTACTATCAGATCAGTTTGCCAAGGCAGACTATTTTTATCTACTGCAGGAGGGTAAAGTGAATCTGTATATCACTTTAGAGGAAATTGGGAAAAGGATATTAGTAGGTAGTTGTTCCACAAAAAATGCGCCACTTGGATGGAGTGCCATAAATGCGCCTTCACGCCATGCCACTACCATCATCGTTGCATCACCGCAGGCGAAGTTGGTGCGATGGAAACTAAAAGAATTGCTGGATTACCTCAACGCCAATCCGCTGATCCAGCTTGAATTTTTGCAAGTGGTACATGAGCATTCCAAAAAGCTCGTGGTGCATACCAGCAGGTTTCTGGACAATACGCCTGCACCAAATCACGAACCTTGCGAGCCATTACCTGCAGAAGGGGGAGTAACCCTCGGACCTTCACAGGAAAAGGCACTTAGCATGCTGAGGAAGTCTCCTTTCTTTGAAGTCTTTGAAGAAGCGGAACTGGAACGTTTCAGCAAGGTCATCATCCGAAAACAATACGAACAAGAGCAATTCGTCTGTCGGCAGGGGGAACCTTGTTCCGGCATCTTTTTACTGGATAGAGGGGATGTGAGCATCTACTTCACCACTAGAGATGGTAGTCAGGTACCGATTCGACAAGTGACCGGTAGTGGTTATCTCCTTGGTTGGCTGGCCCTTCCCGGAGAACAGAATTTGCTTTCAGCAAAAGTCAATACACCATCACACCTGTACATGATGCCACAGGAAGCGTTCAATACGCTGATCCAGGAGGAACCTAAGTTGGCCATCACTTTTTATAAACGTGTATTGTGGCTGATCACCGTGCAGCTTCAAACGCTAAGGGCCCGATTGATCGCCAAGAAATATGATCAGGAGTGGTTGAGCATCCAGGCTCTATTACAGTAA
- a CDS encoding 1-acyl-sn-glycerol-3-phosphate acyltransferase produces MTSDLHKVPYLLKNPITLNDAFAMLDRIGTNGDATERYLSTICLDILRETRKEQKFYDGLVKVYDTVIKQPEQIPGLEVRKVSACAMKKVFSEVSYVIEGWENLPKTGGHIFIYNHLKNHPYNTLPNQFQITLDSHFISSMVLFEQYGDPGTRIVRVGRTSEYGHQNYYDRLSHINVYTPESELAADKAYLKEQAKREFFHKATEELASGRNLMISPEGTSLLTEESPGPFRPGAFKLALELENEPLIVPVAVANFDKRLRYNTLKCKIYPPFKMSDKVESKCDKEGMRAFLTNYQQEFTQKVREAAALEVDSRRAMAVSA; encoded by the coding sequence TTGACCAGTGACTTGCATAAAGTTCCCTATTTGCTCAAAAACCCGATCACGCTGAATGATGCATTTGCGATGCTCGATCGCATTGGCACAAACGGTGATGCGACCGAGCGCTACTTGAGTACCATCTGTCTGGATATCCTGCGTGAGACCAGGAAAGAGCAGAAATTCTATGATGGACTGGTAAAAGTCTATGACACGGTGATCAAACAGCCGGAACAGATTCCGGGTCTGGAAGTACGAAAGGTCAGTGCCTGTGCGATGAAAAAAGTGTTTTCTGAAGTGAGCTATGTCATCGAAGGGTGGGAAAATTTACCCAAAACTGGTGGTCATATCTTCATTTACAATCACTTGAAGAATCATCCTTACAATACCTTGCCCAACCAGTTTCAGATCACACTGGACTCTCACTTCATTAGCTCCATGGTCTTGTTTGAACAGTATGGAGATCCGGGAACACGCATTGTTAGGGTAGGACGTACCAGTGAGTATGGACATCAGAACTACTATGACCGACTTTCACATATCAATGTGTACACACCGGAATCAGAGCTAGCCGCAGACAAAGCCTACCTTAAGGAGCAAGCTAAACGAGAGTTTTTTCATAAGGCCACAGAAGAACTTGCCTCTGGGCGAAATCTCATGATCAGCCCGGAAGGGACTTCCCTCTTGACTGAAGAATCTCCCGGACCATTTCGACCCGGCGCCTTCAAGTTGGCGTTAGAGTTGGAAAATGAACCACTCATTGTACCGGTTGCTGTGGCCAATTTCGACAAGCGATTGCGATATAATACCCTGAAATGCAAGATCTATCCTCCATTCAAGATGAGTGATAAGGTTGAAAGTAAATGCGATAAGGAGGGCATGCGTGCCTTTTTAACCAACTATCAACAAGAATTCACACAAAAAGTAAGGGAAGCCGCAGCTCTGGAAGTAGATTCGCGCCGGGCCATGGCCGTTTCGGCCTGA
- a CDS encoding GDSL-type esterase/lipase family protein: MNAPEDIHFYDEEINLLEEKIQALPKDKPVVAFYGSSSIRLWLNMARDLDPMPLVNLGFGGSSYPWCLHHFNRVFHEDFHPKEIVLYIGDNDLGHGATYDEVIEGYHLMKAKVRQRYPGMLIHYISVKPSPFRDYLIPTIKAVNKTIKEDIEADGNMRYINVFDGMLDGHNPDTTYYLSDLLHLNRRGYQVWKRIVREHFGLDSE; the protein is encoded by the coding sequence ATGAACGCTCCGGAGGACATACATTTTTACGACGAAGAGATCAATTTACTTGAAGAGAAGATACAAGCACTACCGAAAGACAAACCGGTAGTTGCTTTCTATGGAAGTTCGTCCATTCGACTGTGGCTGAACATGGCGCGTGATCTGGACCCGATGCCTTTGGTCAATCTGGGATTTGGCGGATCTTCCTACCCCTGGTGTTTGCATCATTTCAATCGTGTTTTCCATGAAGACTTCCATCCAAAAGAGATTGTACTCTACATCGGCGACAATGACCTGGGGCACGGTGCTACTTATGACGAGGTGATCGAAGGATACCATCTCATGAAGGCGAAAGTCCGGCAGCGCTATCCCGGCATGCTGATCCACTACATCAGCGTGAAACCCAGTCCTTTTAGGGATTACCTGATACCTACGATCAAAGCAGTCAATAAGACCATCAAAGAAGATATAGAGGCGGATGGTAATATGCGCTACATCAATGTTTTTGATGGCATGCTCGATGGCCACAATCCGGATACGACGTATTATCTATCCGATCTGCTTCATCTCAACCGCAGAGGCTATCAGGTCTGGAAACGGATCGTCAGGGAGCATTTCGGCTTGGATTCGGAATAG